The following are encoded together in the Cynocephalus volans isolate mCynVol1 chromosome 4, mCynVol1.pri, whole genome shotgun sequence genome:
- the LOC134376955 gene encoding protein tyrosine phosphatase type IVA 1-like isoform X1 — protein sequence MAPMNCPAPVEITYRNMRFLITHNPTSATLNTFIEELKKYGVTTIVRVCEATYDTALVEKEGIQVLDWPFDDGSSPSNQIVDDWLSLVNIKFREEPGCCIAVHCVAGLGRTPVLVALALIESGMKNEDAVQFIRQKRRGAFNSKQLLYLEKYHSKMRLCFKDSSGHRKNCCIQ from the coding sequence ATGGCTCCAATGAACTGCCCAGCTCCTGTGGAAATCACATACAGGAACATGAGATTTCTTATTACACACAACCCAACCAGTGCAACCTTAAACACATTTATAGAAGAACTTAAGAAATACGGAGTTACCACAATAGTAAGGGTATGTGAAGCAACTTATGATACTGCTCTTGTGGAGAAAGAGGGCATCCAGGTTCTGGATTGGCCTTTTGATGATGGTTCCTCACCGTCCAACCAGATTGTTGATGACTGGTTAAGTCTTGTAAACATTAAATTTCGTGAAGAACCTGGTTGTTGCATTGCTGTTCACTGTGTTGCAGGTCTTGGGAGAACTCCAGTGCTCGTTGCCTTAGCATTAATTGAAAGTGGAATGAAAAATGAAGATGCAGTACAGTTTATAAGACAAAAGCGGCGTGGAGCTTTTAACAGCAAGCAACTTTTGTATTTGGAGAAATATCATTCTAAAATGCGGCTGTGCTTCAAGGACTCCAGTGGTCACAGAAAAAACTGTTGCATTCAATAA
- the LOC134376955 gene encoding protein tyrosine phosphatase type IVA 1-like isoform X2 codes for MAPMNCPAPVEITYRNMRFLITHNPTSATLNTFIEELKKYGVTTIVRVCEATYDTALVEKEGIQVLDWPFDDGSSPSNQIVDDWLSLVNIKFREEPGCCIAVHCVAGLGRTPFIRQKRRGAFNSKQLLYLEKYHSKMRLCFKDSSGHRKNCCIQ; via the exons ATGGCTCCAATGAACTGCCCAGCTCCTGTGGAAATCACATACAGGAACATGAGATTTCTTATTACACACAACCCAACCAGTGCAACCTTAAACACATTTATAGAAGAACTTAAGAAATACGGAGTTACCACAATAGTAAGGGTATGTGAAGCAACTTATGATACTGCTCTTGTGGAGAAAGAGGGCATCCAGGTTCTGGATTGGCCTTTTGATGATGGTTCCTCACCGTCCAACCAGATTGTTGATGACTGGTTAAGTCTTGTAAACATTAAATTTCGTGAAGAACCTGGTTGTTGCATTGCTGTTCACTGTGTTGCAGGTCTTGGGAGAACTCCA TTTATAAGACAAAAGCGGCGTGGAGCTTTTAACAGCAAGCAACTTTTGTATTTGGAGAAATATCATTCTAAAATGCGGCTGTGCTTCAAGGACTCCAGTGGTCACAGAAAAAACTGTTGCATTCAATAA
- the LOC134376955 gene encoding protein tyrosine phosphatase type IVA 1-like isoform X3, with translation MAPMNCPAPVEITYRNMRFLITHNPTSATLNTFIEELKKYGVLDWPFDDGSSPSNQIVDDWLSLVNIKFREEPGCCIAVHCVAGLGRTPVLVALALIESGMKNEDAVQFIRQKRRGAFNSKQLLYLEKYHSKMRLCFKDSSGHRKNCCIQ, from the exons ATGGCTCCAATGAACTGCCCAGCTCCTGTGGAAATCACATACAGGAACATGAGATTTCTTATTACACACAACCCAACCAGTGCAACCTTAAACACATTTATAGAAGAACTTAAGAAATACGGA GTTCTGGATTGGCCTTTTGATGATGGTTCCTCACCGTCCAACCAGATTGTTGATGACTGGTTAAGTCTTGTAAACATTAAATTTCGTGAAGAACCTGGTTGTTGCATTGCTGTTCACTGTGTTGCAGGTCTTGGGAGAACTCCAGTGCTCGTTGCCTTAGCATTAATTGAAAGTGGAATGAAAAATGAAGATGCAGTACAGTTTATAAGACAAAAGCGGCGTGGAGCTTTTAACAGCAAGCAACTTTTGTATTTGGAGAAATATCATTCTAAAATGCGGCTGTGCTTCAAGGACTCCAGTGGTCACAGAAAAAACTGTTGCATTCAATAA